In Leuconostoc kimchii IMSNU 11154, the DNA window TCGTCGTGGTATTGATCAGCTTGTAAAGTACGAAAGTATCTTACATTTGCAGTCTGATTTTGAGGCCCGCTCGACAATTGAGGTGGCAGTACAAGAATACATTGCAATGTATTATAATAAAGATGTAAAGTTAAAAGAACTTGTGTCTCAATTATTGGCACACGAAATAGAAGATTAAAATACTATTCTAAAAGGGGAAACGTGTTCGACACCGACAATGTAATACTGGTGATCTGGGCACTTAAATAATATGGCATTTGAAAACTTAACCCAACGTCTCTCTAAGGCAATGAAGAATTTGACTGGTCGTGGTCGTGTCAGTGAAGAAGATTTACGAGCAACAATGCGAGAAATCCGTTTAGCATTACTGGAAGCCGACGTTAATTATGATACAGTTAAAAAATTTGTTGCTAATGTACGAGAAAAGGCAAGCGGTGCAGATATTCTAGAGGGTTTAAACCCAGCACAACAAATTGTTAAGATCGTTAACGATGAATTAACCGCAACAATGGGTGAAGAAGCTGTTCCTCTTAATAAGTCACCAAAAATCCCAACAATTATTATGATGGCTGGTTTACAAGGTGCTGGTAAAACAACGACTGTTGCTAAATTAGCTTACAAACTCAAAAAAGAATCACAAGCGCGACCACTGTTAATTGCTGCCGATGTCTACCGTCCTGCAGCTATTGATCAGTTGGAAATTTTGGGTCGTGATTTAGATATACCGGTATTTCAGCTTGGTACGGAAGTTAATCCGCGCGACATTGTACGTCAAGGTTTGGCACAAGCAGCTGAGAATAAAAATGATTACGTGTTTATTGATACAGCTGGACGTTTACAAATCGATGACGTGTTAATGCAAGAGTTAAAGGATGTTGCAGAGATTGCGAAACCTGATGAAATTCTGTTAACAGTTGATGCCATGACCGGACAAAATGCCGCAGAAACAGCAAAAGGATTTTCTGCATCACTTGATTTAACAGGGGTTGTGTTGACCAAATTGGATGGTGATACGCGTGGTGGTGCTGCGCTTTCAATCCGTGATGTCACTGGAAAGCCAATTAAATTCGTTGGTCAAGGTGAGAAACCTACAGATCTGGACGTTTTTTATCCAGATCGTATGGCGTCACGTATTTTGGGTATGGGAGACGTCTTAACCTTAATTGAAAAAGCGCAACGTGATTTTGACGAGGAAGCACAAGCGAAGCAGCTTGAAAAAATGCGTGAAAACACATTTGATTTCAATGACTTTGTTGCCCAACTCAAGCAGGTTCAGAGCATGGGGCCTATGGAAGATTTGTTAAAAATGATTCCAGGGATGGCGAATAATCCTGCTTTAGCAAATGTTAACATCGATGCCAAGCAATTCGCTCATTTAGAAGCGATTGTTAGTTCTATGACGCCTGCAGAACGTGAAAATCCAGATTTGATTAACCCCTCACGTCGACGTCGTTTAGCAGCTGGTGCTGGACGCCCAATTGTTGAAGTTAATCGCATGATTAAGCAATTTGATCAAATGCGTAAAATGATGAATCAAGCAACTAATGGTAATTTTGGTGGCATTGATAAGATGATGGGTGGCGCTGGTATGGATATGTCATCTATGATGGGTGGTGCTGGAGGCGGTATGCCAACTGGTAATTTTGGTCAAAAAGTCCAAAATTTTGCGCTTAAGCAAGCTGCACGACGTTTACAAAAAGCTAAGAAAAAACGTGGGAAAAAGTAATGCAACGATTAGAACGTGTGTTGCCAACTTTTGTATTTGTGGTCATGCTTGGGTCTAATTTAATTAATGCAAGCCACCTATCAGTGTCAGTTATTTTTATGGCTGTCATCATGGCAGCGATATCAGGGCTGATTATTTTTGGCTTAATTAAACTTTTAACGTGGTGGTTATTACACTAATTTTTGGGAACATAATAGATAGATGATGTAAACGCGAATTGTGATAAGTAGAGGAGAGATATGTCAATTAAACTGATTGCTTCGGATTTGGATGCGACTTTTCTAAAAAAAGATAAGTCCTTCAATGAACCATTATTTCAAGAAGTCCTAGATAAGTTACACGCACAAGGTGGTCAATTTATTGTGGCTACTGGTAATCATGTTCAAAAAGTACGTGAATACTTTAAAAATTTTGAAGGTCAGTATCAATTGATCGCTAACAACGGTGCTGAGGTTGTTTTAGATGGTGAATTAAAACATGTTTGGTCGGTACCATCAGAGGTACCAGCTGTGGTGGATCAATTGGTTGATAAGTACGCTGATCATGTCGAACTTGGCTTGTCTTTTGTTGCAGCTGATAAAGCATTCATGATTGTTAAAAACTTTAATGCAGCACATCTTGACTTTGCAAAAACATATTTTCAAAATTTAACTTTGATTGATTCGGTTTCTGAAATTAATGAACCTATTTTAAAAGTATCATTGGTAGTACCTCAGGTCGAGTATGATTTCATGCGTGATGTGAAAACGTTGTTAGGCAACAAAGTTCATGTGACGACGTCAGGCTATGGGGCAGTGGATATTGTTAATCCCAATGTTAATAAAGCAAATGCCCTTACTTATATAGCAGAAACCTTAGATGTTGAACCAAATGATATTATGGCTTTTGGCGATGGTCTAAATGACATGGAAATGCTTGAATATGTTGGACATCCCGTTGCTATGACAAATTCTGATGAGGCTTTATTTCAACACGATTTTGCACGTAGTGTTGCTGATAATGATAATGATGGTGTTTTACGTACAATTCTTGAAACAATCTAACACGCAATTAGCGTGTTTTTTTATGACCTTAATTTCCGCATGCTTACGGAAATTAAGGTCATGGTAATGTAAGCGCTTTCTTGTTAAGCTATAGATAATATAAGGAGGAACTTAAAATGACGCAAAGTTTACCAAAAGATTTCCTTTGGGGGGGAGCAGTAGCTGCACACCAACTTGAAGGTGGCTGGCAAGAAGGTGGTAAGGGTATCAGTGTTGCAGACGTAATGACTGCTGGTGGGCCGAATAAAGCACGTGGTATTACAGATGGCGTAGTACCGGGCGAGTATTATCCTAATCATGAAGCGATTGATTTTTATCATCATTACAAAGAAGACATTAGCTTATTTAAGGAAATGGGTTTTAAATGTTTTCGAACATCAATTGCGTGGACTCGAATATATCCAACAGGAGAGGAGACGGAACCAAACGAGTCAGGTTTGAAGTTTTATGATGATTTGTTTGATGAATTGATCAAACATGATATTGAGCCCATTGTGACGCTTTCTCACTTTGAACTACCTTATCATCTAGTAACGAAATATGGTGGATTCCGCAATCGTAAGTTGATTGATTTGTTTGTGAAATTTGCGACAACATGCTTACAACGTTATCAAGGTAAAGTAACGTATTGGATGACGTTTAACGAAATTAATAATCAAGCAAATTATGACAATGATTTCTCTGTGTTCACTAATTCTGGATTACATTTTGAGCCAGGTGAAAATCGTGAAGAAGGGATGTATCAAGCAGCTCATAATGAACTAGTGGCCAGCGCACGCGTAGTTAAAATTGGGCACAATATTAATCCAGATTTGAAAATGGGATGTATGATCGCTATGGGGCCAGTTTATCCAGCAACAATGGCCCCAGACGATGTACTAGCAGCTCAAAAAGCAATGGAAAAAAATTATTTCTTTGCGGATGTCCACGTTAATGGCTTTTACCCATCATTTTTAACAAAGTATTGGGCACGTCAAGGATTTGAAATTGATGTGACAGCACAAGACGAGCAAGATTTGCATAATGGTACAGTGGATTATATTGGTTTTAGTTATTATATGTCACATGCAATTCAGAAAAATGAAGGACGCTCATTTGATGAGTTAACGATGCAAAATAGTCTCGTTCGGAATACTTATTTAGAAGCAAGTGATTGGGGATGGCAGATTGACCCTAAGGGGTTGCGTTATGCGTTAAATTGGTTTACCGATAAATATCATCTCCCTTTGTTTATTGTTGAGAACGGCTTTGGTGCCTATGACAAGGTTGAACCTGACGGATCGATACATGATGATTATCGGATTGACTATTTGAGAGAGCATATACGTCAAATGAAATTAGCAGTCACAGAAGATGGTGTTGATTTGATAGGTTATACACCATGGGGCTGCATTGACTTGGTGTCGGCGGGCACTGGTGAAATGGATAAGCGTTACGGTTTCATATATGTGGACAAAAATAACAAAAATGAGGGTTCTTTAGCTAGATCTAAAAAAGATTCATTTGAGTGGTTCAAGACAGTTATTGCGACAAACGGTGAGCAGTTAAATTAGAAAGGAACATATTATGAAAAAAGCATTGATTATTTGTGCAGCAGGTATGTCATCATCTATGATGGCTAAAAAAACAACGGATTATTTCAAAGCACAAAACAAAGCTATTGCCTTAGATGCAATTACAGCCACTGAAGGGGAAGACGCTATCCGTGATGGGCAATTTGATTTGTATTTAATTAGCCCACAAACTACGATGTATCTTGATAATTTTAAAAAAATTGGTGAGGAAGTTGGTAAGCCAGTTGTGTCGATTCCGTTTGATGCCTATATTCCAATCCCCATGGGTATTGAAAAAATGGCTAAATTAGTTGAAACAAATGTTTAAAAAATCGTGTACCTGATAATGAGGTGAGATGATGTTACAAAAAGAGCGGGATTTATTGCTTTATTTACTAGATAATCAAGACCGTTTTGTTACCAGTGATGAGCTGGCTGAAATACTCTCATTGTCATCAAGGACTATTCGAAGTTATGTGAAAAAG includes these proteins:
- the ylxM gene encoding YlxM family DNA-binding protein — its product is MKFEEKNRINALFGFYGALLTPKQQAYLRSYFEDDYSIVEIAEAETVSRQAVSDNIRRGIDQLVKYESILHLQSDFEARSTIEVAVQEYIAMYYNKDVKLKELVSQLLAHEIED
- a CDS encoding PTS cellobiose transporter subunit IIB yields the protein MKKALIICAAGMSSSMMAKKTTDYFKAQNKAIALDAITATEGEDAIRDGQFDLYLISPQTTMYLDNFKKIGEEVGKPVVSIPFDAYIPIPMGIEKMAKLVETNV
- the ffh gene encoding signal recognition particle protein, translated to MAFENLTQRLSKAMKNLTGRGRVSEEDLRATMREIRLALLEADVNYDTVKKFVANVREKASGADILEGLNPAQQIVKIVNDELTATMGEEAVPLNKSPKIPTIIMMAGLQGAGKTTTVAKLAYKLKKESQARPLLIAADVYRPAAIDQLEILGRDLDIPVFQLGTEVNPRDIVRQGLAQAAENKNDYVFIDTAGRLQIDDVLMQELKDVAEIAKPDEILLTVDAMTGQNAAETAKGFSASLDLTGVVLTKLDGDTRGGAALSIRDVTGKPIKFVGQGEKPTDLDVFYPDRMASRILGMGDVLTLIEKAQRDFDEEAQAKQLEKMRENTFDFNDFVAQLKQVQSMGPMEDLLKMIPGMANNPALANVNIDAKQFAHLEAIVSSMTPAERENPDLINPSRRRRLAAGAGRPIVEVNRMIKQFDQMRKMMNQATNGNFGGIDKMMGGAGMDMSSMMGGAGGGMPTGNFGQKVQNFALKQAARRLQKAKKKRGKK
- a CDS encoding 6-phospho-beta-glucosidase; this translates as MTQSLPKDFLWGGAVAAHQLEGGWQEGGKGISVADVMTAGGPNKARGITDGVVPGEYYPNHEAIDFYHHYKEDISLFKEMGFKCFRTSIAWTRIYPTGEETEPNESGLKFYDDLFDELIKHDIEPIVTLSHFELPYHLVTKYGGFRNRKLIDLFVKFATTCLQRYQGKVTYWMTFNEINNQANYDNDFSVFTNSGLHFEPGENREEGMYQAAHNELVASARVVKIGHNINPDLKMGCMIAMGPVYPATMAPDDVLAAQKAMEKNYFFADVHVNGFYPSFLTKYWARQGFEIDVTAQDEQDLHNGTVDYIGFSYYMSHAIQKNEGRSFDELTMQNSLVRNTYLEASDWGWQIDPKGLRYALNWFTDKYHLPLFIVENGFGAYDKVEPDGSIHDDYRIDYLREHIRQMKLAVTEDGVDLIGYTPWGCIDLVSAGTGEMDKRYGFIYVDKNNKNEGSLARSKKDSFEWFKTVIATNGEQLN
- a CDS encoding Cof-type HAD-IIB family hydrolase, producing the protein MSIKLIASDLDATFLKKDKSFNEPLFQEVLDKLHAQGGQFIVATGNHVQKVREYFKNFEGQYQLIANNGAEVVLDGELKHVWSVPSEVPAVVDQLVDKYADHVELGLSFVAADKAFMIVKNFNAAHLDFAKTYFQNLTLIDSVSEINEPILKVSLVVPQVEYDFMRDVKTLLGNKVHVTTSGYGAVDIVNPNVNKANALTYIAETLDVEPNDIMAFGDGLNDMEMLEYVGHPVAMTNSDEALFQHDFARSVADNDNDGVLRTILETI